The Gemmatimonadaceae bacterium sequence GGTCGCGGAGCGGAATGCCGACAATCAGCGCCGTACCATGAAATTGACGGAACAGCGGTTGTCGGCGGGGAGCGGGACGGCGTTCGACGTCGAGCGCGCCCGCGCCGAGCTGAGCCTGACGCTGGCGCAGACGCCGACGATCGAGGCGCGGATCGCCGCGAGCCGCAACCAGCTGGCGGTGTTGTTGGGCCGGACGCCGGAATCGCTGCCTGCCAGCCTGCTGAGCCCGGGCCCGCTGCCCTCGCTGCCTAACGTCGTCAAGGTGGGATCGCCGGCCGACCTGGTGAAGCGGCGTCCCGATGTTCGGAGCGCCGAGCGGCAGCTGGCGGCGCAGACGATGTTGATCGGCGCGGCGCAGGCCGACTACCTGCCGCGGATTTCGCTGGCCGCGAGCGCCGGCTACACGGCGCCGACGTTCAATGCGTTAGGCAACACCGGCACGCCGCGATTTTTCGTCGGCCCCGTGCTCAGCTGGCCCTTCCTCGACATGGGCCGCGTGAAAACGCGCGTCGACATCGCCCAGGCGCAGGCCGATCAAGCCAAGGCCCTATACACCTCAGCGGTGCTGGGCGCAATTGGTGAGACGGAAAGCGCCATCGTGAGCTACGATCGCTCGCGCGCGCGCCTGTCCAGCCTGAGCGAGGCGGTGCGCGCCAGCACACACGCGCTCCAGCTGGCGCAGCTCCGCTACGAAGCAGGGGAAACGGATTTCCTGCAGGTGCTCGATGCCCAACGCACGTTGCTGAGCGCGGAGAGCGAGCTGGCCGTTGGGCGCACGTCCGCCGTCACCGCGCTCGTCGCGCTGTACAAAGCGGTCGGCGGGGCCTGGCCCGCCGGCAGATGACCCGGCGATGAAACAGGGCGGCCGGCGTTCTCAGCCGGCCGCCCTTCGCTGCGTCAGCTCGCGCTCGTCTGAACGCCTGCCTTACCGTCGGCCGACACGTCGAAATGGATCCACATTCCGGACATCGCATGGCCCGGGATGAAGCAGTTCAGCGTGTAGCTGCCAGCCTTGTCGGCCGTGAACGTCACCGTCTCCGACTTGTTCGGCTGCGTCGCCTTGGTTGGATCCGTAGGATCGGAGCTGATCGCGCCCGAAAAGATCGGCTGCGGATTCGTGAACGTTGCCGGGAACGTCGTGTACGCGCTGTCGACGCCGATGCTATGCGCCAACGACGGATCGTCGTTGGTGAATTTGATGGTCACCTTGTAGCCTTGCGGCACGGTGATCGTCGCGTTCCCCTTGTAATAACCATTGAAGTTCCAATGGTTGTTGTCCGGCGTCTTGCCGGCGTGAATGTCGAGCGACACGGTTTTCTTCGCCTTGTCGACTTTCATCCATGCTGGCATGCTCATCGGTCCCTGCGGAGCAGGCGCAGCTGCGGTCGACCCAGCGGGGGCTGCGGCGGGCGCCGAGGCCGGCGGTGCTGCCGCGGCGGTCGTGTCCGCTGCGTTGCTTGCTTTGTTTCCCCCGCCGCACGCACCCAGTGCGACCGCCGTTCCGATCAAGGCGGCAATTCCAATTTTCATAGTGAGCTCCCTTCGCGGTCCACGTTGATGGCTTGACGGGCGTGTTGTAACGCACGATCCGTGCTTCGAGCCGCTGCGGGCCGATCTGAATTGACGCGCCGGGCCGCATCCAGACTCTGACGAACCGCACGATCCGCCGCTATGGCGCGACGGCTGTACCCCCCACATCGTTCTCTCCGTTCCCGCAATCGAGCTGACGCGTCCTGCTCCCCATTATCGCGCTGTTCCAAGTGGCCGCGGCTTCAGCTGGGCTCGTATTCAGCGGACGCAGTGGCAATGTCGAGGTGCGTGCCCCCATGCTGGCGGACACCGTCACCATCGACGGGAATCTCAGCGAGCCCGTGTGGTCGAAGGCCGCGCGGCTCACCGATTTTTCCGAGTATCTACCGGTCGACGGTCTGCCTGCCGCGGATTCCACTGAAGTGCTCGTCTGGTACTCGGCCGACGCGATTTACTTCGGTATCCGGGCGTATGAGCCCCATGGGCCCGTGCACGCGACGCTCGCCGACCGGGACAACATTTCGTCCGACGACTATGTCCAGGTATTTCTCGACACGTTCGACGATCATCGTCGAGCGTACGTCTTCGGCGCCAACCCGTTGGGCGTGCAGGCCGACGGCATCCTGAGCGAAGGAATTCAGTCGCACGCCGCCGGCATCAGCAGCGCCGGCACCACGCGCGATACCGTGGACCTGAGCACCGATTACACGTACGAGTCGCGCGGACGCGTAGTGCCGGGCGGCTACGAGGTCGAGATCCGCGTGCCGTTCAAGGCGATCCGGATCCAGTCGGGACGCGAGCAGCGGTGGGGGCTCAACATTCTGCGCCACGTGCAGCACTCGGGACACGTGAGCACGTGGGCGCCGGCGCGGCAGGCGAATGCGTCGTTCCTCGCGCAGTCGGGCTCGCTCGTCGGCCTAACGGGCATCGAGCGCGGGCATCCGCTGGAGATCAACCCCGAGCTCACGTCGCACGTCGATGGCGCGCCGCGGGGCGCCGACTGGCATTACGGC is a genomic window containing:
- a CDS encoding sulfocyanin-like copper-binding protein; translated protein: MSMPAWMKVDKAKKTVSLDIHAGKTPDNNHWNFNGYYKGNATITVPQGYKVTIKFTNDDPSLAHSIGVDSAYTTFPATFTNPQPIFSGAISSDPTDPTKATQPNKSETVTFTADKAGSYTLNCFIPGHAMSGMWIHFDVSADGKAGVQTSAS
- a CDS encoding TolC family protein; this encodes MRSMAWMPLGLAALVAACVSSPNYQPPTVVVAPAFQALSDTSARRVATTTGASAADSVAPSPVALPDSFSSATSDEALAVDSTLDTMRVAALAPGTSVSGEAPDSAFWSGLGDSTLTGLVREALRASPDVRAARSRFFEARSQRRMASLDLVPTITATASVARQQLSAAQFPGTVGALPRQDLWDGGVDASWELDVFGRVSHNVRAGRAFEESADEQVRDAQLSLAAEVARTYFELLGAQSELAVAERNADNQRRTMKLTEQRLSAGSGTAFDVERARAELSLTLAQTPTIEARIAASRNQLAVLLGRTPESLPASLLSPGPLPSLPNVVKVGSPADLVKRRPDVRSAERQLAAQTMLIGAAQADYLPRISLAASAGYTAPTFNALGNTGTPRFFVGPVLSWPFLDMGRVKTRVDIAQAQADQAKALYTSAVLGAIGETESAIVSYDRSRARLSSLSEAVRASTHALQLAQLRYEAGETDFLQVLDAQRTLLSAESELAVGRTSAVTALVALYKAVGGAWPAGR